A genomic window from Glaciihabitans sp. INWT7 includes:
- a CDS encoding flagellin produces MGMQVNTNISALNSYRNLSNTQNDLAKSLEKLSSGLRINHAADDAAGLAISQGLQSQVGGLTVASRNAQDGISVIQTAEGSLSEVQTILQRVRDLAVQAGNDSNNATSRSAISTEVTALGAELTRIGTSANFNGTKLLDATAAATPLTFQIGAGATSSDQISVSTTDVTAIGTIVSGLATSGFASATAVTGTGGTIDTLDTQITAVSTARADLGAQQNRFESVIRNLSVSTENLTAAKSRITDTDMASEMVKYTRSNILAQAGTAMLAQANQGNQGVLQLLR; encoded by the coding sequence ATGGGTATGCAAGTCAACACCAACATTTCGGCACTCAACTCGTACCGGAACCTCAGCAACACGCAGAACGATCTCGCAAAGTCGCTCGAGAAGCTCTCCAGCGGTCTTCGCATCAACCACGCCGCGGATGACGCAGCTGGCCTCGCAATCTCCCAGGGTCTGCAGTCGCAGGTCGGAGGCCTCACGGTCGCCAGCCGCAACGCGCAGGACGGCATCAGCGTCATCCAGACCGCTGAAGGTTCGCTCTCCGAGGTTCAGACCATCCTGCAGCGCGTTCGTGACCTCGCCGTTCAGGCCGGTAACGACTCGAACAACGCTACGTCGCGCTCGGCGATCAGCACTGAAGTCACGGCACTCGGCGCGGAGCTCACCCGCATCGGTACCTCGGCCAACTTCAACGGAACGAAGCTCCTCGACGCGACCGCCGCTGCGACGCCGCTGACCTTCCAGATCGGCGCCGGAGCAACTTCGTCCGACCAGATCAGCGTCAGCACCACCGACGTCACGGCGATCGGCACCATCGTCAGCGGCCTTGCGACAAGCGGCTTCGCCAGCGCGACTGCTGTCACGGGCACCGGTGGAACGATCGACACACTCGACACGCAAATCACCGCTGTGTCGACCGCTCGCGCCGACCTCGGTGCTCAGCAGAACCGTTTCGAGAGCGTCATCCGTAACCTCAGCGTCTCCACCGAGAACCTGACGGCGGCGAAGTCGCGCATCACCGACACCGACATGGCGTCCGAGATGGTCAAGTACACGCGCTCCAACATCCTGGCCCAGGCCGGCACCGCGATGCTCGCGCAGGCCAACCAGGGCAACCAGGGCGTGCTGCAGCTTCTCCGCTAG
- a CDS encoding sigma-70 family RNA polymerase sigma factor → MNRTERNALVVQNLPLVGYLVSEVWAKATHLSRDDLASAGAVALITSADAFDPTLGIPFGAFARRRIVGAFADEMRSNDWASRGARRRIKETVAVKDTLTAALGRTPSVDEIASSLGVDRSEVTAGLTDAARTVSALDDTTSEFLIADTALPEESLLSAERLDYLAAAVEALPEKMRVIVRQVYFEDRTVKEIADEMGITHSAVSQQRAEAIRLLRDGLETHYSDSYFADEAPTGSDASYQPISRIAPAARSAYLARVASYAMAELSHLSLPQSSNAAAS, encoded by the coding sequence GTGAACAGGACAGAACGCAACGCGCTCGTTGTGCAGAATCTTCCGCTGGTGGGCTACCTCGTCTCCGAGGTCTGGGCCAAGGCGACTCATCTGTCTCGCGACGACCTGGCCTCGGCTGGCGCGGTCGCCCTGATCACCTCGGCGGATGCCTTCGACCCCACTCTCGGCATCCCCTTCGGTGCCTTCGCCCGCCGCCGGATCGTGGGCGCGTTCGCCGATGAGATGCGCTCGAACGACTGGGCGAGCCGCGGAGCTCGACGCCGCATCAAGGAGACCGTCGCGGTGAAGGACACCCTCACTGCCGCACTCGGTCGCACCCCCTCTGTCGACGAGATCGCCTCCTCGCTCGGAGTCGACCGCAGTGAAGTCACCGCCGGCCTGACGGATGCCGCGCGCACCGTCTCTGCGCTCGACGACACCACCTCCGAGTTCCTCATCGCCGACACCGCTCTCCCCGAGGAATCACTCCTCTCTGCTGAGCGACTCGACTATCTGGCCGCTGCTGTCGAAGCGCTTCCCGAGAAGATGCGCGTGATCGTGCGCCAGGTCTACTTCGAAGACCGCACGGTCAAGGAGATCGCCGACGAGATGGGCATCACTCACTCCGCCGTCTCCCAGCAGCGTGCCGAGGCGATCCGATTGCTGCGCGACGGACTGGAGACCCACTACTCCGATTCGTACTTCGCCGACGAAGCACCCACCGGCAGCGACGCCTCGTACCAGCCGATCTCTCGCATCGCACCCGCTGCCCGCAGCGCCTACCTCGCCCGCGTCGCCAGCTACGCGATGGCGGAGCTCTCCCACCTCTCCCTGCCGCAGTCGAGCAACGCGGCCGCGTCGTAA
- a CDS encoding flagellar protein FlgN, whose amino-acid sequence MSANELSACLWRERELLDLLAFKLEEEQFLLTTGKSRWLQYATREVEQVMERLRAAGLARSVEAAVVADEWGAPQNATLRELVDTAPDGPWADIFTSHLNALTEYTEQIRDLRDLNEHYLRTALRFIQEAQADGSTESGTYDAHGESGVANPSAQIFDLKL is encoded by the coding sequence ATGAGCGCCAACGAACTCTCAGCCTGCCTGTGGCGGGAGCGAGAGCTCCTCGACCTGCTCGCCTTCAAGCTCGAAGAGGAGCAGTTCCTGCTCACCACGGGCAAGTCCCGCTGGCTCCAGTACGCCACGCGCGAGGTTGAACAGGTGATGGAACGCCTTCGCGCCGCCGGCCTTGCCCGGTCGGTCGAAGCGGCCGTCGTCGCCGACGAATGGGGCGCACCCCAGAATGCGACCCTTCGCGAACTCGTGGACACGGCACCGGATGGTCCGTGGGCCGACATCTTCACCTCGCACCTGAACGCCCTCACCGAGTACACCGAGCAGATCCGCGACCTTCGCGACCTCAACGAGCACTACCTGCGCACCGCCCTGCGTTTCATCCAGGAGGCGCAGGCCGACGGCAGCACCGAGAGCGGCACCTACGACGCGCATGGTGAATCCGGCGTCGCCAACCCCTCTGCCCAGATCTTCGACCTGAAACTGTGA
- the flgK gene encoding flagellar hook-associated protein FlgK — MSTFSGLNTAFTGLNAARQGLDVVGQNIANSGTTGYTRQRVSTAAAGSLTQIGPLVLSRAQVGRGVTVDGIARLGDVILDGRVRSSAATSGNLAVRSNALSSVEAALNEPSTTGISAQLNAFWSAWGDVSNRPGDEAPAGVLLQKATQLAGQIATGYSAVDSTWTDVRTKLDGMAAELNDAGTRVAALNGAIRDTLATGGSVNEMLDQRSALTSSIAALTGGTVRTLPDGTAEVLVGGNALVSGDVFRSVTVTGSNSLAGASGSPVTLEWTNRPGQSVAVESGEIAGSIAMLAAANGTGTGGAIAEAAAGYNAFATALANTVNTAHQAGATPSGATGLDFFTISATGPAALGLSVVPTGAAQIASGTPGAGGNNGSNAEAISQLGSAPNSPDSVWSTFVTKIGTTSKTALQQATLADSVTAAATAAQLANSSVDLDEENVNMLTFQKAYQGAARVMTAVDEMLDTLINHTGIVGR; from the coding sequence GTGAGCACCTTCAGCGGCCTGAATACGGCCTTCACCGGCCTCAATGCCGCTCGCCAGGGGCTCGATGTCGTCGGGCAGAACATCGCAAACTCCGGCACCACGGGCTACACCCGCCAGCGCGTCAGCACCGCCGCGGCCGGATCCCTCACCCAGATCGGTCCCCTCGTGCTCTCCCGCGCCCAGGTCGGCCGGGGCGTGACCGTCGACGGCATCGCGCGACTCGGGGATGTCATCCTCGACGGTCGCGTCCGAAGTTCGGCCGCGACATCCGGCAACCTTGCCGTTCGCTCCAATGCGCTCAGCAGCGTGGAGGCCGCTCTCAACGAGCCGAGCACCACCGGCATCTCCGCCCAGCTGAATGCCTTCTGGTCGGCGTGGGGGGATGTCTCGAACCGGCCCGGCGACGAGGCTCCCGCCGGCGTGCTGCTGCAGAAGGCGACCCAGCTCGCCGGGCAGATCGCGACCGGCTACTCCGCTGTCGATTCCACGTGGACCGATGTGCGCACCAAGCTCGACGGGATGGCGGCCGAACTGAACGACGCCGGCACCCGCGTCGCCGCCCTCAATGGCGCTATTCGCGACACTCTCGCCACGGGCGGGTCCGTCAATGAGATGCTCGACCAGCGTTCCGCCCTTACCTCCTCGATCGCGGCGCTCACCGGCGGCACGGTGCGCACCCTCCCCGACGGCACCGCCGAGGTTCTCGTGGGCGGCAATGCCCTCGTCTCGGGCGACGTGTTCCGATCCGTCACGGTCACCGGCAGCAACTCTCTCGCCGGAGCGAGCGGCTCCCCCGTGACGCTGGAGTGGACCAACCGGCCCGGCCAGTCCGTCGCCGTCGAGTCCGGCGAGATCGCCGGATCCATCGCCATGCTCGCTGCCGCGAACGGCACCGGAACCGGCGGCGCGATCGCGGAGGCTGCCGCGGGCTACAACGCGTTCGCCACCGCGCTAGCGAACACCGTCAACACCGCCCACCAGGCCGGAGCGACCCCGTCCGGGGCGACCGGCCTCGACTTCTTCACCATCTCGGCGACAGGCCCGGCCGCCCTCGGCCTGTCGGTGGTTCCGACCGGTGCCGCCCAGATCGCCAGCGGCACACCGGGAGCCGGCGGCAACAACGGCTCGAACGCCGAGGCGATCTCGCAGTTGGGATCGGCCCCCAATTCTCCCGACTCTGTCTGGTCGACTTTCGTCACGAAGATCGGCACGACCTCGAAGACGGCGCTCCAACAGGCCACTCTCGCCGACTCGGTGACGGCCGCTGCGACGGCCGCCCAACTCGCGAACTCCTCCGTCGACCTCGATGAGGAGAACGTCAATATGTTGACTTTTCAGAAGGCCTACCAGGGCGCTGCCCGCGTCATGACGGCCGTCGACGAGATGCTCGACACCCTCATCAATCACACCGGAATAGTGGGGAGGTAA
- a CDS encoding flagellin, with the protein MANSQMNLQSAAALLAKLQDTATSLKKITTPSDDPTGTADSMRVRAAQSQTAQFGRNADDGMGWLSTVDATLSASTDIMHQVRDLTVQGANDGSLSPTAKEAIATALEGLRTDLLGKANATYLGRTVFAGSSDAGVAFRPDLSYTGTGSSVIRRIDTNATVQVDADGAAAFGTGASSAFALIDSIVADLRSGVNVGPSLAAIDTRMTAMLNTQTAAGARQNQITAAKDAIVSRTGNLEAQRAGIEDADVGEIVIKLKQQEVTYQAALAVTARTLQPTLMDFLR; encoded by the coding sequence ATGGCGAACTCGCAGATGAACCTGCAGTCGGCCGCGGCCCTGCTGGCCAAGCTGCAGGACACGGCGACGAGCCTCAAGAAGATCACGACCCCCTCGGACGACCCGACCGGCACCGCCGACTCGATGCGCGTGCGGGCCGCCCAGAGCCAGACCGCCCAGTTCGGGCGCAATGCCGACGACGGGATGGGCTGGCTGTCCACGGTGGACGCCACCCTCAGCGCCAGCACCGACATCATGCACCAGGTGCGCGATCTCACCGTGCAGGGCGCCAACGACGGCTCGCTCTCGCCGACGGCCAAGGAGGCGATCGCGACCGCTCTCGAAGGCCTCCGCACCGACCTGCTCGGCAAGGCCAACGCCACCTACCTCGGCCGCACCGTCTTCGCCGGCAGTTCCGACGCCGGCGTCGCCTTCCGCCCCGATCTGAGTTACACCGGCACCGGGTCATCGGTCATCCGGCGCATCGACACCAACGCGACGGTGCAGGTGGATGCCGACGGGGCCGCCGCTTTCGGCACCGGCGCATCCTCCGCCTTCGCCCTCATCGACTCGATCGTCGCGGACCTGCGCTCGGGGGTCAACGTGGGGCCGAGTCTCGCGGCAATCGACACGCGCATGACCGCGATGCTCAACACCCAGACCGCCGCCGGCGCTCGCCAGAACCAGATCACCGCAGCGAAGGATGCCATCGTGAGCAGGACCGGAAACCTCGAGGCGCAGCGCGCCGGGATCGAAGACGCAGACGTGGGAGAGATCGTGATCAAGTTGAAGCAGCAGGAGGTCACCTACCAGGCCGCCCTGGCCGTGACCGCGCGCACCCTGCAGCCCACTCTCATGGACTTCCTCCGATGA
- a CDS encoding flagellar assembly protein FliW, giving the protein MSAALAFVTPPAGLAPLTQFTLNEVSGAEGLYSLRAVENTAIRLFVLDAAVYLPDYAPEISDEHCRAIDLHSAEDAMVLVVANPGETGTRMNLLAPIVVNVHTGTCAQVILDDQDFPLQAEFAVRSA; this is encoded by the coding sequence ATGAGCGCAGCGCTCGCCTTCGTCACCCCTCCGGCCGGGCTCGCCCCGCTCACGCAATTCACGCTCAACGAGGTCTCGGGGGCAGAGGGGCTCTACTCGCTTCGTGCCGTCGAGAACACCGCCATCCGCCTCTTCGTGCTCGATGCCGCGGTCTACCTTCCCGACTACGCCCCCGAGATCTCCGACGAACACTGCCGGGCCATCGACCTGCACAGCGCCGAAGACGCGATGGTGCTCGTGGTCGCGAACCCCGGTGAGACCGGCACGCGAATGAATCTGCTCGCTCCGATCGTGGTCAATGTGCACACCGGCACCTGCGCCCAGGTGATCCTCGACGACCAGGACTTCCCGCTGCAGGCGGAGTTCGCGGTGCGCTCGGCCTGA
- a CDS encoding dienelactone hydrolase family protein yields MSQLVPIPSPGIPLAYGDRGRPLVLLLHDWYGRLPWLANYASALSSQGYRVIVPDLYNGVATVEAATAEVLMAQLDVAGALAELDGIIQVARTEGSTRVGVVGFSLGGWLALLHAQSGEADAVVAYYATLGPAQHGVIPAPVLLHLAEIDDWDEGEDPESFIDRLKDHGTPITEWTYLATVHSFANATITDRTDVNAAALAFARTSAFLEDHLLD; encoded by the coding sequence ATGTCACAGCTCGTCCCCATCCCCTCGCCGGGGATCCCGCTCGCCTACGGCGATCGGGGCAGACCACTCGTGCTCCTGCTTCACGACTGGTACGGGCGGCTCCCCTGGCTCGCGAACTACGCCTCCGCGCTCTCCAGTCAGGGCTATCGCGTGATCGTTCCCGACCTCTACAACGGCGTAGCCACCGTCGAGGCCGCCACGGCCGAGGTGCTGATGGCCCAGTTGGATGTAGCCGGCGCCCTCGCCGAACTCGACGGCATCATCCAGGTTGCTCGCACCGAGGGCAGCACACGGGTGGGCGTGGTGGGCTTCTCCCTCGGCGGCTGGCTCGCCCTCCTGCACGCCCAGAGCGGCGAAGCGGATGCTGTAGTCGCCTATTACGCGACGCTCGGACCGGCCCAGCACGGTGTGATCCCCGCCCCGGTGCTGCTGCACCTCGCCGAGATCGACGACTGGGATGAGGGCGAAGACCCGGAGTCGTTCATCGACAGGTTGAAGGACCACGGCACGCCCATCACCGAGTGGACCTACCTCGCGACCGTGCACTCCTTCGCCAACGCGACGATCACCGATCGCACGGATGTGAATGCCGCCGCTCTCGCGTTCGCCCGCACCTCGGCGTTCCTTGAAGACCACCTTCTCGACTAG
- a CDS encoding Gfo/Idh/MocA family protein: MAQAHARAWSELGLADDILYVNTLTDGAPLQHAPQARFEPDLGVVLADPRVGIVSVCTPTTTHAGIALRALRAGKNVLLEKPIALTMADAVALRDEAAVSAGVLMVAHVVRFFDGYRLVRRSVEEGMLGSVLSVRAGRFSPAPRPSTWWHDDTQSGGVVVDFSIHDFDQLNLLLGIPLSVTARRARPDGPVEATVDYAGGGVGHITGFMGMPRGFTFASTLDVVGSAGLASHGFAGRLDSDELSSAPDTVRLQTAAGVTEKLIGSHNPYRNQAEYFLECVRSASAPDFCPVDSAVLALAVALAARESLRSGDTVALD, from the coding sequence ATGGCGCAGGCTCACGCACGGGCGTGGAGTGAACTCGGGCTGGCGGATGACATCCTTTATGTCAATACCCTGACGGATGGCGCCCCGCTGCAGCATGCCCCGCAGGCGCGCTTCGAACCGGACCTCGGTGTGGTTCTCGCAGACCCCCGGGTCGGAATCGTGTCGGTGTGCACCCCAACGACCACCCACGCGGGGATCGCTCTCCGCGCACTGCGAGCGGGCAAGAACGTGTTGCTCGAGAAGCCGATAGCGCTCACGATGGCTGATGCCGTCGCGCTTCGGGATGAGGCCGCCGTGAGCGCGGGGGTGCTCATGGTGGCACACGTGGTGCGGTTCTTCGACGGCTATCGGCTGGTGCGGCGCTCGGTGGAGGAGGGGATGCTCGGCAGCGTGCTCTCCGTGCGGGCGGGACGCTTCAGTCCCGCTCCCCGGCCGTCGACCTGGTGGCACGATGACACGCAATCCGGTGGGGTGGTGGTCGACTTCAGCATCCATGACTTCGACCAGCTCAACCTGCTGCTCGGCATCCCGCTCTCGGTGACCGCGCGCCGCGCGCGACCCGACGGCCCGGTCGAGGCGACTGTCGACTACGCGGGGGGAGGGGTGGGCCACATCACCGGTTTCATGGGGATGCCGCGGGGATTCACCTTCGCCTCGACGCTCGACGTCGTCGGCAGCGCGGGGCTCGCCAGTCACGGCTTCGCCGGAAGGCTCGACTCCGACGAGCTGTCTTCGGCGCCCGACACCGTGCGGTTGCAGACCGCGGCGGGGGTGACGGAGAAGCTGATCGGGTCCCACAACCCCTACCGAAACCAGGCCGAGTACTTCCTCGAGTGCGTGCGCTCCGCATCCGCCCCCGACTTCTGCCCGGTGGATTCCGCGGTGCTCGCGCTCGCCGTCGCACTCGCGGCACGTGAGTCACTGCGCAGCGGTGACACGGTCGCCCTCGACTAG
- a CDS encoding DUF5107 domain-containing protein: MSLTIESRVLALPDFGPPDSLPMVGPPLETPYSISGDIPPEIVEGSLYGNPPTLYPYQEQGGYGRDLVDTPVMTVVLENDLLRAVFLPEWGGRLWELFDKVSGKHLLHSPDTIQLANLGLRNAWFAGGIEWNIGTRGHSPGTASPIHTAIIRTPEGQELLRLWEFDRLRQVVFQVDAWLPENSPVLFVAVRLRNPNDRAVPMYWWTNAAIPQSEHTRVIAPADTAFASAYEGGISRVPVTAASPATDWTRPTINSRARDFFFDIPPEQRPWVVAADRQGDGLAMLSTRGLRGRKLFVWGGGAGGQRWQRWLTPRGGDYAEIQAGLAQTQFQHLQMPAGAQWSWVEAYGNGRLSPSLAQGSDWQHAVTHAHERLSRLADVAELDAAQRAARSWADLPPARILLSGSGWGALESARRSRSGQGWIDETGTPFPRESITDDQRAWLDLVEGRTTTSPAPGTSGFVTGTDWERLCADGGDDAASCFHRATMRHAAGDRAAAASLYRQSLAFSPDASAERGLAILGMTGDDPRERAEALAHYRRACALDASNGALIVEAATAAIALGEPTVALEILALPGVRGGQRSGRLLLLEARALALAGDTAGAAALVRRDIVVADLREGENAMAELWREVIPDEPTPGFYEFSMTEDTPSPASQSSVAARWRRLTHGRGVNSGWRMTSFMSIP; encoded by the coding sequence ATGAGCCTCACCATAGAGTCTCGCGTCCTGGCTCTGCCGGACTTCGGGCCGCCGGACTCGCTGCCGATGGTCGGTCCGCCGCTGGAGACCCCGTACTCGATCTCGGGGGACATTCCGCCGGAGATTGTGGAGGGTTCCCTCTACGGTAACCCGCCCACCCTCTATCCCTACCAGGAGCAGGGGGGCTACGGGCGCGATCTCGTGGACACGCCCGTGATGACGGTGGTGCTGGAGAACGATCTGCTGCGTGCCGTGTTCCTTCCTGAATGGGGCGGGCGCCTGTGGGAGCTCTTCGACAAGGTCAGCGGCAAGCACCTCCTGCATTCGCCCGACACGATCCAGCTCGCCAACCTGGGACTGCGTAACGCCTGGTTCGCCGGGGGGATCGAATGGAACATCGGCACGCGCGGGCATTCGCCCGGAACGGCGAGCCCCATCCACACGGCGATCATCCGTACGCCAGAGGGCCAGGAGTTGCTCCGGCTATGGGAATTCGACCGGTTGCGCCAGGTGGTGTTCCAGGTCGACGCGTGGCTGCCGGAGAACTCGCCGGTGTTGTTCGTCGCGGTGCGGCTGAGGAACCCGAACGACAGGGCCGTGCCGATGTATTGGTGGACCAACGCCGCCATCCCTCAGAGCGAGCACACTCGCGTCATTGCTCCCGCCGACACCGCCTTCGCGAGCGCGTACGAGGGGGGCATCTCCCGCGTGCCCGTCACCGCGGCATCGCCCGCGACGGACTGGACCCGGCCGACCATCAACTCCCGGGCCAGGGACTTCTTCTTCGATATCCCGCCCGAGCAGCGACCGTGGGTCGTCGCAGCCGATCGGCAGGGCGACGGTCTGGCGATGCTGTCCACGAGGGGGCTCCGCGGGCGAAAGCTCTTCGTCTGGGGAGGGGGCGCCGGCGGGCAGCGCTGGCAGCGCTGGCTCACGCCCCGCGGCGGCGACTATGCCGAGATCCAGGCCGGGCTCGCCCAGACCCAGTTCCAACACCTGCAGATGCCCGCCGGCGCGCAGTGGAGCTGGGTAGAGGCCTATGGCAATGGCCGGCTCTCTCCGTCACTCGCGCAGGGCTCGGATTGGCAGCATGCTGTCACGCACGCGCACGAGCGGCTCTCGCGGTTGGCGGATGTGGCCGAGCTCGACGCAGCGCAACGCGCAGCCCGGTCCTGGGCCGACCTGCCCCCCGCCCGCATCCTCCTCTCGGGTAGCGGGTGGGGTGCGCTCGAGAGCGCACGACGGAGTCGATCGGGGCAGGGGTGGATCGACGAGACCGGCACGCCATTCCCGCGCGAGTCCATCACGGACGACCAGCGTGCCTGGCTGGATCTGGTGGAGGGGCGCACCACGACGAGTCCAGCGCCAGGAACGAGCGGTTTCGTGACCGGCACCGATTGGGAACGGCTCTGCGCCGACGGGGGCGATGACGCGGCATCCTGCTTCCACCGCGCCACGATGAGGCACGCCGCCGGTGACCGCGCGGCTGCCGCGAGCCTCTATCGGCAATCGCTCGCTTTCTCCCCCGATGCCAGTGCCGAACGCGGACTCGCCATACTCGGCATGACCGGAGATGATCCGCGGGAGCGGGCCGAAGCGCTGGCGCACTACCGCCGTGCCTGCGCGCTGGATGCCTCGAACGGGGCGTTGATCGTCGAAGCGGCAACGGCAGCCATCGCGCTGGGCGAGCCGACCGTCGCCCTCGAGATACTGGCGCTTCCCGGCGTCAGGGGAGGGCAGCGGAGCGGCAGATTGCTGCTGTTGGAAGCTCGCGCCCTCGCCTTGGCGGGAGACACGGCCGGAGCCGCAGCGCTCGTGCGAAGAGACATCGTGGTCGCAGACCTCCGGGAGGGGGAGAACGCCATGGCAGAACTCTGGCGAGAGGTCATCCCGGATGAGCCGACTCCCGGCTTCTACGAGTTCAGCATGACCGAGGACACCCCATCACCGGCATCGCAATCGTCGGTCGCGGCGCGATGGCGCAGGCTCACGCACGGGCGTGGAGTGAACTCGGGCTGGCGGATGACATCCTTTATGTCAATACCCTGA
- a CDS encoding N-acetylglucosamine kinase, with the protein MRKILAIDAGGTSSRAVLLDSSGACSGFGRASGGNPTAVGVAGAVDALTLAAERALAAEAPATADDSLVVIALAGSATPPFITLLESRLAALGLAGRTIIEPDLLGTFCSGTPLTEGYAVIAGTGTIAARISGGQIHTVKGGSGWLLGDAGSGFWIGQQVARAAVASLDGLGPPTALTQLLLEATGIERTGARSRGRSEELSRLVNELYALRPVELARFAPLAFQANDDSPADAVAREILEAAAEGIARVLSAAREPESGGGAPPDLMVPDLMVPDLMVPDVVVLGGSVLAAGLSRAPAIFTERLQDALGGAELVPVEDGIVGAAVLAFRHLGLEVDPAMHRRLTAEIDRARARAVVA; encoded by the coding sequence ATGCGAAAAATTCTGGCCATTGACGCGGGGGGCACGTCCTCACGTGCTGTGCTGCTCGATTCCTCGGGAGCATGCTCCGGTTTCGGTCGCGCCAGCGGGGGCAACCCCACGGCGGTGGGAGTCGCCGGCGCCGTCGACGCCCTCACTCTCGCCGCCGAGCGGGCTCTTGCCGCAGAGGCGCCAGCGACAGCCGACGACTCGCTCGTGGTCATCGCATTGGCCGGCTCCGCGACGCCGCCCTTCATCACGCTGCTCGAGTCGCGGCTCGCGGCTCTCGGGCTCGCCGGGCGCACCATCATCGAGCCGGATCTGCTCGGAACCTTCTGCTCCGGCACCCCGCTGACCGAGGGCTATGCGGTGATCGCCGGCACGGGCACGATCGCCGCTCGCATCTCGGGTGGCCAGATCCACACCGTGAAGGGCGGATCGGGCTGGCTGCTCGGAGATGCCGGCTCGGGATTCTGGATCGGCCAGCAGGTGGCCCGTGCGGCGGTCGCCTCGCTCGACGGGCTCGGCCCGCCGACCGCACTCACCCAGCTCCTGCTCGAGGCCACCGGCATCGAACGCACGGGAGCGCGGAGTCGTGGACGGTCAGAAGAGCTCTCCCGGCTCGTCAATGAGCTCTACGCGTTGCGGCCCGTCGAGCTCGCCCGGTTCGCTCCTCTCGCCTTCCAGGCCAACGACGACTCGCCGGCGGACGCGGTGGCGCGCGAGATCTTAGAGGCAGCCGCGGAGGGAATCGCGAGGGTTCTCAGCGCCGCCCGCGAACCGGAATCGGGCGGGGGCGCGCCGCCGGACCTGATGGTGCCGGACCTGATGGTGCCGGACCTGATGGTGCCGGACGTGGTGGTGCTGGGCGGCAGCGTGCTCGCTGCCGGCCTCTCGCGGGCACCGGCCATCTTCACCGAGCGGTTGCAGGACGCCCTCGGTGGCGCCGAACTCGTGCCGGTGGAAGACGGCATCGTCGGGGCGGCGGTCCTCGCCTTCCGTCATCTCGGCCTCGAGGTGGATCCGGCAATGCATCGTCGTCTCACCGCCGAGATCGATCGAGCCCGCGCGAGGGCGGTCGTCGCATGA
- a CDS encoding MurR/RpiR family transcriptional regulator: MANRIQSRRPEMSGAMAKIADYLLEYPQAPLKLSIGQLAAQAGASAATVTRFCRLIGYAGYVPFRVSIATDFGRSTARDSWKTDIGRAFGPQDSAADVLSTLINAHSRTLRETAAAIDLPLMKKIAKRIATSSHVDIYGVGGSAFLAEEMQARLYRIGVNTHVWSEVHAGLTSAAIQTAGSVAIGISNSGRTEETIQMLREAGRAGALTVAISNNPTSPLAENANLTVVTSVYEQFLQPDDLSAKHGQLLVLDLLYLLTAQENFSRSTNNLAASALAVATHRRPRRSTLSPRSARETSPSID; encoded by the coding sequence GTGGCCAACCGCATCCAGTCGCGGCGGCCGGAGATGTCGGGCGCCATGGCGAAGATCGCGGATTACCTGCTCGAGTACCCCCAGGCGCCGCTCAAGCTCTCGATCGGCCAGCTCGCCGCGCAGGCGGGGGCCTCTGCAGCCACCGTCACCCGATTCTGTCGCCTGATCGGCTATGCCGGTTACGTGCCGTTCCGGGTGAGCATCGCCACGGATTTCGGGCGCAGCACGGCGCGCGACTCCTGGAAGACCGACATCGGCCGGGCCTTCGGTCCGCAGGATTCGGCCGCGGACGTACTCAGCACGCTCATCAACGCCCACTCCCGCACTCTGCGTGAAACCGCCGCCGCGATCGACTTGCCCCTGATGAAAAAGATTGCCAAACGCATCGCCACGAGCAGCCACGTGGATATCTACGGGGTCGGCGGAAGCGCATTCCTCGCCGAAGAGATGCAGGCACGGCTGTACCGCATCGGCGTGAACACGCACGTGTGGTCGGAGGTGCACGCGGGGCTCACGAGCGCCGCCATCCAGACCGCCGGATCTGTGGCCATCGGAATCTCCAACTCCGGGCGAACGGAGGAGACGATCCAGATGCTGCGGGAAGCCGGTCGAGCCGGGGCGCTCACTGTGGCGATCAGCAATAATCCGACCTCACCCCTCGCGGAGAACGCCAATCTCACGGTCGTCACCTCGGTCTACGAGCAGTTCCTCCAGCCCGACGACCTCTCGGCCAAACACGGCCAGCTGCTGGTGCTCGACCTGCTCTACCTGCTCACTGCGCAGGAGAACTTCTCTCGTTCGACCAACAACCTCGCCGCTTCCGCGCTCGCGGTGGCGACGCACCGCCGCCCCCGCCGTTCCACCCTTTCCCCGCGCTCCGCGCGCGAGACCTCACCATCGATCGATTGA